DNA sequence from the Sinomonas terrae genome:
CACTGCTGCGCTACATCGCCGGGGACCGTCGAGTGGGCCAGAGATGGCTGGCGGGTGCGGCAGGGATAGCGAGTTTCGTCGGCCTCGTGTCCGCGCCTGAGGCGGATACGGCCCGGCAGATCTGGCTGCTGGTGGTATTTGTCGGGCTGACGGTCTCCGGTCTGGCGGCTGCGGACCGCAGGTTCACGGCATGGGGCGGAGTCGGGGTGCTCGCGTGCGTCCTGTGGGCTGTCCGCGCCTACCCGTATCTGCTGCTCGCCGCCCTCGGCTTGGCTCTCGTCGGGGCGGCTGTCTGGTGGCTTCTGCGCGCGTCCCGGGGCACGCTGTTACGGTAGGAGCGTCGGCCGGACAGCCGGTGCACTCGAGGGAGGAAGCCCGCCGTGGCCTGGATAATCGTCATCGCTCTGGTCATCGTGATCGTGGGCGGCTATTTCAGCATTCGTAAGAACTTCAAGAACGAGATCGAACGCGCCCGGCGCATCCGGCGGGCAAACCGCGGAGAATAGCCGGCGAACCGCGGCGAATAGCCAGGGAATCCCAGCGAAGCTACGCCCGGGTTCGTTCGCGTGCCGCAGCGAGCTGCCGGAGCCACTCGAACGAGGCCTTGGGGGTCCGCTCGAGGGTGTCGAAGTCGACATGGACGAGCCCGAAGCGCTGCGTGTAGCCCGCGGCCCACTCGAAGTTGTCGAGGAGGGTCCACACGAACCAGCCGGCAAGCTGCACCCCGTCCGCGGGGCCGCCCGGCGCCACCGAGCGGAGCGCGGACTCGAGGTGGGCCGCGAGGAAGTCGATCCGCTCGCTGTCGTCGATCGGTCCGTCGGCGCTCTCGGGCTCGGGAAAGCTTGCGCCATTCTCGGTCACGAGGACCGGCGGGAGTGAGTTGCGGTAGCGGTCTCGCATCTGAGCCAGCAGGGTGCCCAGATGCGCCGGCGCGATCGGCCAGCCGAACCCGGTGCGGCGGAATTCGGGGAAGTCGGCGAGGTGGAACGGCAGCCGTTTGAGCGCGGCTATGTGATGGTGGTGCCCGGCAGGTGCGTCCGTGGTCCGCGCGGCGCCCGCGCCGATCCGCACCGGGAAGTAGTAGTTGAGCCCGTAGAAGTCCAGTGGCTGCCCGATGAGATCGAGATCGCCAGGGCGTACGGCGCGCAGGAGCGGTGCGAAGTTGCGTTTCGCGATCCACGGAACGCGCGGGTAGTGGCCGAGCAGGACGGGGTCGGCGAAGAGGCGGTTGAAGATGACGTCGAAGAGCCCCGCGTGGAGCCGGTCGAACGGCCGCCACGACTTTGCCGAGACGGGCGAGTGGAGGTTCGTGATGCCGATCCCGCCGTCGGTTGTCGTCCGAAGTGCCTGA
Encoded proteins:
- a CDS encoding GH1 family beta-glucosidase; protein product: MPRTAVDRLAALLPPGFALGVATAAFQIEGAVDDDGRGPSGWDAFAHSPGVIAEGASADVADDHYHRLGEDLALLARLGVDAYRFSIAWPRVQPDGRGAWNEKGWAFYERLLDGLLEAGIRPLVTLYHWDTPLPLEKDGGWLSRGTAERFADYAAEAGRRLGDRVDQWITLNEPATVTLNGYALGLHAPGKQLLYEALPTVHHQLLAHGLAVQALRTTTDGGIGITNLHSPVSAKSWRPFDRLHAGLFDVIFNRLFADPVLLGHYPRVPWIAKRNFAPLLRAVRPGDLDLIGQPLDFYGLNYYFPVRIGAGAARTTDAPAGHHHHIAALKRLPFHLADFPEFRRTGFGWPIAPAHLGTLLAQMRDRYRNSLPPVLVTENGASFPEPESADGPIDDSERIDFLAAHLESALRSVAPGGPADGVQLAGWFVWTLLDNFEWAAGYTQRFGLVHVDFDTLERTPKASFEWLRQLAAARERTRA